The genomic interval TTGTTGATAGAAAGATTGAGGTAAAAGCCAAAGTAAATAAGCAGCAAATAAGATTCTCAAAGTACGGCGTGGTTCCTCTAACAAAACGCGCTTATCAGTAACTAAAGCTTGGTTAATTAACTTTACTGCTAAAGAATTGGCTTTCATTCTTACAGCATTACGAGCCAAGTAGCGTAACTGATATGCTTTACCGTAACTTTCCCATTGTGCTATTTTTTCAGGTGCATAAGCGCGAGTTTTTTCAATGACTTTTTCCCAAGATTCTAATTGCTTAAGTACATTAGCTGAAAGTCCACCGGAATTAACTCGATAAAAAGTTAAAACATCAGGAATCCCCTCAATTTTCCAAGGAGTTGTCATCACAATTCTTAACCAACATTCTATATCTTCTGACTGCCGGAAACAATCATCGAAATAGAAATCTTCGACTTCACCGTAAAGGTTAGCTTGATAGCGAATTGCCTCAAATACTTCGCGTTTAATTACTACTGCTGAACCGTTACCGATCGGACTTCCACGCAATAAACAAGGAACATCAATATTGTTTAAT from Phormidium ambiguum IAM M-71 carries:
- a CDS encoding glycosyltransferase family 2 protein; this translates as MKKVSVIIPVYKVEQYISDTVQSVLNQTYQNFELIIVDDGSPDRSIEICQQFDDPRIKIISQKNRGLAGARNTGIRHATGDYLAFLDSDDMWLTEMLEKNVAHLEAAPEVGVSFNRSAFIDEAGKPLGIYTMPQLNNIDVPCLLRGSPIGNGSAVVIKREVFEAIRYQANLYGEVEDFYFDDCFRQSEDIECWLRIVMTTPWKIEGIPDVLTFYRVNSGGLSANVLKQLESWEKVIEKTRAYAPEKIAQWESYGKAYQLRYLARNAVRMKANSLAVKLINQALVTDKRVLLEEPRRTLRILFAAYLLWLLPQSFYQQIEKFAAKISGFMQQRKILQEQSGQTV